A genomic window from Levilactobacillus yonginensis includes:
- the pepI gene encoding proline iminopeptidase gives MKIQEGYVPFRSYQTYYRVVGDLKSGLTPLLLLHGGPGSTHNYFEAFDELAEQTGRPVVMYDQLGCGKSSHPADTSLWQAETWVAELQALRDYLHLDRVHLLGQSWGGMLAIIYLCDYQPAGIQSLILASTLSSAKLWAQEQHRMIRFMAPADQEAIKLAEATGDFTSAAYLAANNRYLVAHAAGPVTADSPEFLRRPKQSGTVAYETAWGPNEYFPTGTLKSYDYTEKLTQLTTPTLVTSGTNDLCTPLVAKTMVDHLQHAEWTLFAHSRHMAFIDETPAYLARLTRWLADQN, from the coding sequence ATGAAAATTCAAGAGGGTTACGTGCCCTTCAGGTCGTATCAAACGTACTATCGCGTGGTGGGTGATCTGAAGAGTGGATTAACGCCCTTGTTGCTGCTGCACGGCGGCCCTGGGTCGACGCACAATTATTTCGAGGCATTCGATGAATTAGCAGAACAGACGGGGCGGCCCGTGGTCATGTACGATCAATTAGGATGTGGGAAATCGTCGCACCCAGCGGATACCAGTCTGTGGCAAGCAGAAACCTGGGTGGCCGAGTTGCAGGCTCTCCGCGACTATCTGCACCTCGATCGCGTTCATTTGCTGGGACAATCCTGGGGTGGGATGCTGGCCATTATTTACCTGTGCGACTATCAGCCGGCTGGTATCCAGAGCTTAATTTTGGCAAGCACACTGTCCTCGGCTAAGTTGTGGGCTCAGGAACAGCACCGCATGATTCGGTTTATGGCGCCTGCTGATCAGGAAGCCATCAAGCTAGCCGAAGCCACGGGTGATTTCACCAGTGCCGCCTACCTGGCGGCTAACAACCGTTACCTGGTAGCCCATGCCGCGGGACCTGTGACGGCGGATTCTCCCGAGTTCCTTCGACGACCGAAACAGAGTGGCACCGTCGCCTATGAGACGGCCTGGGGGCCTAATGAGTATTTCCCGACTGGCACCCTAAAGAGCTACGACTACACAGAGAAATTGACGCAGTTGACGACGCCAACCTTGGTGACGAGTGGAACCAATGATTTGTGTACGCCACTGGTAGCCAAAACCATGGTCGATCACTTACAACACGCGGAGTGGACACTCTTTGCTCACAGCCGCCACATGGCGTTTATTGACGAAACACCGGCTTATCTTGCACGGTTGACGCGTTGGTTAGCTGATCAAAATTAG